Proteins encoded together in one Carassius auratus strain Wakin chromosome 32, ASM336829v1, whole genome shotgun sequence window:
- the LOC113051275 gene encoding histone H2A-like: MSGRGKTGGKARAKAKTRSSRAGLQFPVGRVHRLLRKGNYAERVGAGAPVYLAAVLEYLTAEILELAGNAARDNKKTRIIPRHLQLAVRNDEELNKLLGRVTIAQGGVLPNIQAVLLPKKTEKPAKAK, translated from the coding sequence ATGAGCGGAAGAGGCAAAACCGGCGGCAAAGCGAGAGCCAAGGCCAAGACTCGCTCCTCCAGAGCAGGGCTGCAGTTCCCCGTCGGTCGTGTTCACAGACTTCTCCGCAAGGGGAACTACGCCGAGCGCGTCGGTGCCGGAGCTCCCGTCTATCTGGCGGCTGTGCTCGAGTATCTGACCGCTGAGATCCTGGAGTTGGCTGGAAACGCCGCCAGAGACAACAAGAAGACCCGCATCATTCCCCGTCACCTGCAGCTGGCGGTGCGCAATGATGAGGAGCTCAACAAACTCCTGGGGCGAGTGACCATCGCTCAGGGCGGCGTGCTGCCCAACATCCAGGCCGTGCTGCTGCCCAAGAAGACCGAGAAACCCGCCAAAGCCAAGTAA
- the LOC113051285 gene encoding histone H4 has product MSGRGKGGKGLGKGGAKRHRKVLRDNIQGITKPAIRRLARRGGVKRISGLIYEETRGVLKVFLENVIRDAVTYTEHAKRKTVTAMDVVYALKRQGRTLYGFGG; this is encoded by the coding sequence ATGTCTGGAAGAGGCAAAGGCGGCAAAGGACTCGGAAAAGGAGGCGCTAAGCGTCACCGTAAAGTGCTTCGCGATAACATCCAGGGAATCACCAAACCCgccattcgtcgtctagctcgcCGCGGCGGAGTCAAGCGCATCTCCGGTCTGATCTACGAGGAGACTCGCGGTGTGTTGAAGGTGTTCCTGGAAAACGTGATCCGCGACGCCGTCACCTACACCGAGCACGCCAAGAGAAAGACCGTCACCGCCATGGACGTTGTGTACGCGCTCAAACGACAGGGACGCACCTTGTACGGCTTCGGAGGATAA
- the LOC113051266 gene encoding histone H3-like yields the protein MARTKQTARKSTGGKAPRKQLATKAARKSAPATGGVKKPHRYRPGTVALREIRRYQKSTELLIRKLPFQRLVREIAQDFKTDLRFQSSAVMALQESSEAYLVGLFEDTNLCAIHAKRVTIMPKDIQLARRIRGERA from the coding sequence ATGGCAAGAACCAAGCAGACCGCTCGTAAATCCACCGGTGGCAAAGCCCCGAGGAAGCAGCTCGCTACTAAAGCCGCCCGGAAGAGCGCCCCAGCCACCGGCGGCGTCAAGAAGCCCCACCGTTACAGGCCCGGGACCGTGGCTCTCCGAGAGATCCGCCGCTATCAGAAGTCCACCGAGCTGCTGATCCGCAAACTGCCTTTCCAGCGTCTGGTGCGAGAGATCGCTCAGGATTTCAAGACGGACCTGCGCTTCCAGAGCTCCGCTGTCATGGCCCTGCAGGAGTCCAGCGAGGCTTATCTGGTCGGTCTGTTCGAGGACACCAACCTGTGCGCCATCCACGCCAAGAGAGTCACCATCATGCCCAAAGACATCCAGCTGGCCCGCCGCATCCGCGGAGAGCGCGCTTAA
- the LOC113051260 gene encoding histone H1-like, with amino-acid sequence MAETAPAAAAPPAKAPKKKSAAKAKKAGPAVGDLIVKAVSASKERSGVSLAALKKALAAGGYDVEKKNSRIKLAIKSLVTKGILLQVKGTGASGSFKISKKETETKKKPAKKAAPKAKKPAAKKPAAAKKPKSAAAKKPAAKKSPKKAKKPAAAAAAKKATKSPKKAKKPAAPKKAAKSPKKTKAAKPKTAKPKAAKPKKAAPKKK; translated from the coding sequence atggcAGAAACCGCCCCAGCTGCAGCCGCCCCGCCGGCCAAAGCGCCCAAGAAGAAGTCCGCCGCCAAAGCCAAGAAAGCAGGTCCAGCCGTCGGTGATCTGATCGTTAAAGCCGTGTCCGCATCCAAGGAGAGGAGCGGCGTGTCTCTCGCTGCTCTGAAGAAAGCTCTCGCCGCCGGCGGCTACGACGTGGAGAAGAAAAACTCCCGCATCAAGCTCGCCATCAAGAGCCTGGTGACTAAAGGCATCCTGCTGCAGGTCAAAGGAACCGGCGCCTCTGGATCCTTCAAGATCAGCAAGAAGGAGACCGAGACCAAGAAGAAGCCGGCGAAGAAAGCGGCTCCTAAAGCCAAGAAGCCCGCGGCCAAGAAACCCGCTGCTGCCAAGAAGCCCAAGAGCGCAGCGGCAAAGAAGCCCGCCGCTAAGAAATCCCCCAAGAAGGCCAAGAAACCAGCTGCCGCTGCCGCCGCCAAGAAGGCCACGAAGAGCCCCAAGAAGGCGAAGAAGCCCGCGGCGCCCAAGAAAGCAGCCAAGAGCCCCAAAAAGACCAAGGCCGCCAAACCCAAGACAGCGAAGCCTAAAGCAGCCAAGCCTAAAAAGGCAGCTCCCAAGAAGAAGTAA
- the LOC113051265 gene encoding histone H2B-like, with product MPLSRSLSSLFREVLISSSIMPEPAKSAPKKGSKKAVTKTAAKGGKKRRKSRKESYAIYVYKVLKQVHPDTGISSKAMGIMNSFVNDIFERIAGESSRLAHYNKRSTITSREIQTAVRLLLPGELAKHAVSEGTKAVTKYTSSK from the coding sequence ATGCCTCTGTCCCGCTCTCTCTCATCATTGTTTCGTGAGGTTTTGATCTCCAGCAGCATCATGCCTGAACCAGCGAAGTCCGCGCCGAAGAAAGGCTCCAAGAAGGCCGTCACTAAGACCGCTGCAAAAGGCGGAAAGAAGCGCAGAAAGTCCAGGAAGGAGAGCTACGCCATCTACGTGTACAAAGTGCTGAAGCAGGTTCATCCTGACACCGGGATCTCTTCGAAGGCGATGGGCATCATGAACTCTTTCGTCAACGACATCTTCGAGCGCATCGCCGGTGAGTCGTCTCGTCTCGCTCACTACAACAAGCGCTCCACCATCACTTCCCGAGAGATCCAGACCGCCGTGCGTCTGCTGCTGCCCGGGGAGCTGGCCAAACACGCCGTGTCCGAGGGCACCAAGGCCGTCACCAAGTACACCAGCTCCAAGTAG